From Microbacterium sp. YJN-G, a single genomic window includes:
- the pta gene encoding phosphate acetyltransferase: MARSIYITSAEGHTGKSTIALGVLDALMRVSPRVGVFRPIARSTEERDYVLELLLAHDGVHLDYEDCIGVTYDDVRDHPERALGTIVSRFKAVEAQCDAVVVVGSDYTDVGSPAELAYNARIAANLGVPVLLVISGRDQQDHAEQLGTTTARTPAQVQQLASLALGELTAERAELFAIIVNRAEPDDLTAIVDGLRDERTPVWAIPEDRSLVAPSIRGILRALDGRVVRGADELLEREAYSIVIAGMSMVNVLPRLADGAVVVIAADRSETLLATLLASASGTFPDIAGIVLNGPFELPDPVLQLIDGLELGIPIIATDFGTYDTAVRIMNTRGRMSLEAAQRYQSALALFQTHVDIAELTIEMGLAESSVVTPLMFEYGLIERARSQRKRIVLPEGGDDRILRAAAILLARGVADLTILGDEADIRSRATALGLDIAAAQVLSPTDPEYVQRFAAEYARLRAHKGITLQQAADTVTDVSYFGTMMVHLGLADGMVSGAAHTTAHTIRPSFEIIKTKPGVDVVSSVFLMALADRVLVYGDCAVIPDPTSVQLADIAVSSAATARQFGIDPRVAMLSYSTGESGSGADVDKVREATALVREREPGLPVEGPIQYDAAADAAVAAAKLPGSEVAGRATVFVFPDLNTGNNTYKAVQRSAGAVAIGPVLQGLNKPINDLSRGALVEDIVNTVAITAIQAQGVQQ; this comes from the coding sequence GTGGCACGCAGCATCTACATCACCTCGGCCGAAGGACACACCGGCAAGTCCACGATCGCGCTGGGCGTGCTGGATGCGCTGATGCGCGTCTCGCCGCGCGTCGGGGTGTTCCGGCCCATCGCACGCTCCACCGAGGAGCGCGACTACGTGCTCGAGCTGCTGCTCGCGCACGACGGCGTGCACCTCGACTACGAGGACTGCATCGGCGTCACCTACGACGACGTGCGCGACCACCCCGAACGGGCGCTCGGCACCATCGTGTCGCGTTTCAAGGCCGTCGAGGCCCAGTGCGATGCGGTCGTGGTCGTCGGCAGCGACTACACCGACGTCGGCAGCCCCGCCGAGCTCGCCTACAACGCGCGGATCGCCGCGAACCTGGGCGTGCCGGTGCTGCTGGTGATCTCGGGCCGCGACCAGCAGGACCACGCCGAGCAGCTGGGCACCACCACCGCCCGCACACCCGCGCAGGTGCAGCAGCTGGCATCACTCGCCCTGGGCGAGCTGACCGCCGAGCGCGCCGAGCTGTTCGCGATCATCGTCAACCGTGCCGAACCCGACGACCTGACCGCCATCGTCGACGGGCTCCGCGACGAGCGCACCCCGGTGTGGGCGATCCCCGAGGACCGCTCACTCGTCGCCCCCTCCATACGCGGCATCCTGCGCGCCCTCGACGGCAGGGTCGTCCGCGGCGCGGATGAGCTGCTCGAGCGCGAGGCGTACAGCATCGTCATCGCCGGCATGTCGATGGTCAACGTGCTGCCGCGGCTGGCCGACGGCGCGGTCGTCGTCATCGCCGCCGACCGCAGCGAGACGCTGCTGGCGACGCTGCTGGCCTCGGCATCAGGCACCTTCCCTGACATCGCCGGGATCGTGCTGAACGGGCCGTTCGAGCTGCCCGATCCGGTGCTGCAGCTCATCGATGGCCTCGAACTCGGCATCCCGATCATCGCCACCGACTTCGGCACCTACGACACCGCGGTGCGCATCATGAACACGCGCGGCCGGATGAGCCTCGAGGCGGCGCAGCGCTATCAGAGCGCCCTCGCACTGTTCCAGACCCACGTCGACATCGCCGAGCTCACCATCGAGATGGGGCTCGCCGAGTCGTCGGTGGTCACCCCGCTCATGTTCGAGTACGGGCTCATCGAACGCGCCCGCAGCCAGCGCAAGCGCATCGTGCTGCCCGAGGGCGGCGACGACCGCATCCTGCGCGCCGCCGCGATCCTGCTCGCCCGCGGGGTCGCCGACCTCACGATCCTCGGTGACGAGGCCGACATCCGCTCCCGCGCGACCGCGCTGGGCCTCGACATCGCCGCAGCACAGGTGCTCAGCCCCACCGACCCCGAGTACGTCCAGCGGTTCGCCGCCGAGTATGCGCGGCTGCGCGCGCACAAGGGCATCACGCTGCAGCAGGCGGCCGACACCGTCACCGACGTGTCGTACTTCGGCACGATGATGGTGCACCTCGGGCTCGCCGACGGCATGGTCTCCGGTGCCGCGCACACCACCGCGCACACCATCCGGCCCTCGTTCGAGATCATCAAGACCAAGCCGGGCGTCGACGTCGTCTCGAGCGTGTTCCTGATGGCGCTCGCCGACCGGGTGCTGGTGTACGGCGACTGCGCCGTGATCCCCGACCCCACCAGCGTGCAGCTGGCCGACATCGCCGTCTCGTCGGCGGCCACCGCCCGCCAGTTCGGCATCGACCCGCGGGTGGCCATGCTGTCCTACTCCACCGGCGAGTCCGGCAGCGGAGCCGACGTCGACAAGGTGCGCGAGGCGACCGCCCTGGTCCGCGAACGCGAACCCGGCCTGCCCGTCGAGGGCCCCATCCAGTACGACGCGGCCGCCGACGCCGCGGTCGCCGCCGCGAAGCTGCCCGGGTCCGAGGTGGCGGGGCGGGCGACGGTGTTCGTCTTCCCCGACCTGAACACCGGCAACAACACCTACAAGGCCGTGCAGCGCTCGGCCGGCGCCGTGGCCATCGGGCCGGTGCTGCAGGGCCTGAACAAGCCCATCAACGACCTCTCGCGCGGCGCGCTCGTCGAGGACATCGTCAACACGGTCGCGATCACCGCGATCCAGGCACAGGGAGTGCAGCAGTGA
- a CDS encoding rhomboid family intramembrane serine protease: MTAPAPAPRTSALTRFGAPILLLALMWGIHIADALLPGTFVVWGLRSWDPGSLPGLIIGPLLHANWAHLIGNTLPLLVLGCLVAVEGAGRFWLVTAVVALVGGVGTWLVNTPGTLTVGASVLVFGYFGYVVLRVIAPGRIAHRLAYAAIAVIVVVLYGATMFTGIFGAAAGVSWQAHLFGAVGGGLMAFAGRGGERRR; the protein is encoded by the coding sequence GTGACCGCACCCGCCCCCGCCCCGCGCACCTCGGCGCTGACGCGCTTCGGCGCGCCGATCCTGCTGCTCGCACTGATGTGGGGCATCCACATCGCCGACGCACTGCTGCCGGGCACCTTCGTCGTGTGGGGACTGCGCTCCTGGGATCCGGGCAGCCTGCCGGGGCTCATCATCGGCCCGCTGCTGCACGCGAACTGGGCGCACCTCATCGGCAACACGCTGCCGCTGCTCGTGCTCGGCTGCCTGGTGGCGGTCGAGGGCGCGGGCCGCTTCTGGCTCGTCACCGCCGTGGTCGCCCTGGTCGGCGGCGTCGGCACCTGGCTCGTCAACACGCCGGGCACCCTCACGGTCGGCGCGTCCGTCCTCGTCTTCGGCTACTTCGGATACGTCGTGCTGCGCGTGATCGCACCGGGACGGATCGCGCACCGGCTGGCGTACGCCGCCATCGCCGTGATCGTCGTCGTGCTGTACGGGGCGACGATGTTCACCGGCATCTTCGGCGCCGCCGCCGGCGTGTCGTGGCAGGCGCACCTGTTCGGCGCCGTCGGCGGCGGGCTGATGGCCTTCGCCGGCCGGGGAGGCGAACGACGCCGGTGA